A single window of Rubripirellula lacrimiformis DNA harbors:
- a CDS encoding c-type cytochrome domain-containing protein: MYKQISAIAILATILSGSLASGLLGTSTVRGEDAKSTPAAPKVTFDDHIKPIFRQHCATCHNQGDKKGGLAVDSFAALMEGGGSGEVVFDDGDAEGSRLWQLVNHDDTPVMPPNQDRIPDEQLKLIRAWIEGGILENSGSKAKAKKKNNLAFVASAGGRPEGGGAMPESIPQTTPVLTDRPAATTAIAASPWAPLVAIAGQKQIVMYHSDSGELLGILPFDEGVAQSLRFSRDGAFLIAGGGEHSVRGVVAVYDVKTGQRVAAVGDELDTVFGGDVNDNMTRIALGGPQKMLRIYDATDGTQLFDLKKHTDWIYTVAYSPDGILIASGDRSGGLCVWEADSGRVYLDLTDHKGAIMAVAWRDDSNVMASASEDGTVKLWDMVQGKAIKSISAHGGGVNSVAFDHEGRLVTAGKDNRVKLWDASGNHIRDFEPMAEDVLEVAITHDGKRVVYGDWTGQIVSTLTDDPKQKSELAANPPPVTKRLESVKQTLVSVQTELAPIKAAWDAANQLVAAAQKPIDELTAKIAAKKAAAQSETKAAEASRNLAAKIQQELPQQTAASRDRQDSLTAARVGLLAGTVNEAAVADQEQAMAEQLMALAKKRREQIAATAAIDTHTKLAVEHEAAATQLATGMAALQTALKTAQEAAGAAKTQFDQVAQRLAEVQTKHDRLAAAVK, translated from the coding sequence ATGTATAAGCAAATCTCTGCCATCGCCATCTTGGCCACGATTCTTTCAGGATCGTTAGCGTCTGGATTGTTGGGCACATCAACGGTTCGTGGCGAAGATGCCAAGTCGACGCCCGCGGCCCCCAAGGTCACGTTCGACGATCACATCAAACCGATTTTTCGCCAACACTGTGCGACCTGTCACAACCAAGGCGACAAGAAGGGTGGGCTAGCGGTCGATTCGTTTGCCGCCTTGATGGAAGGCGGCGGCAGTGGCGAAGTGGTCTTTGACGATGGCGATGCCGAGGGCAGCCGATTGTGGCAACTGGTCAACCATGATGACACGCCCGTCATGCCGCCCAACCAGGACCGCATTCCCGACGAACAACTGAAATTGATTCGTGCCTGGATCGAAGGTGGCATCCTGGAAAACTCGGGATCGAAAGCGAAAGCGAAAAAGAAGAACAATCTTGCCTTTGTCGCCAGCGCCGGTGGCCGTCCCGAAGGCGGCGGTGCGATGCCCGAGTCGATTCCACAAACGACTCCTGTGCTGACCGATCGTCCGGCCGCAACGACCGCGATCGCCGCTAGCCCGTGGGCACCTTTGGTCGCCATCGCGGGCCAAAAGCAGATTGTCATGTACCACAGTGACAGCGGCGAATTGCTTGGCATTTTGCCCTTTGACGAAGGCGTCGCCCAATCCCTTCGATTTAGTCGCGATGGAGCCTTCCTGATCGCCGGTGGTGGCGAACATAGCGTCCGAGGCGTGGTCGCCGTTTACGATGTCAAAACCGGACAACGCGTCGCTGCGGTTGGTGACGAATTGGACACCGTCTTTGGTGGCGATGTGAACGACAACATGACTCGCATCGCACTCGGTGGCCCTCAGAAAATGCTGCGAATCTACGACGCAACCGATGGCACCCAACTGTTCGATCTGAAGAAACACACCGATTGGATCTACACGGTCGCCTACAGCCCCGACGGAATCCTGATCGCCTCGGGGGACCGTTCCGGTGGCCTATGCGTTTGGGAAGCCGATTCGGGCCGCGTGTACCTAGACCTGACCGATCACAAGGGCGCCATCATGGCGGTCGCATGGCGTGACGATTCAAACGTGATGGCCAGCGCTAGCGAAGATGGCACCGTCAAGCTTTGGGACATGGTCCAAGGCAAAGCGATCAAGTCCATCAGCGCCCACGGTGGCGGCGTCAACTCGGTCGCCTTTGATCACGAGGGTCGATTGGTTACCGCAGGCAAAGACAATCGCGTCAAACTATGGGATGCCTCGGGCAACCACATTCGCGACTTTGAACCGATGGCCGAAGACGTCCTAGAAGTCGCCATCACGCATGACGGAAAACGCGTTGTCTATGGCGACTGGACGGGCCAAATCGTGTCGACGCTGACCGACGACCCGAAACAGAAATCCGAATTGGCTGCCAACCCACCGCCTGTGACCAAGCGTCTGGAATCCGTCAAACAAACTTTGGTTTCGGTGCAAACCGAATTGGCGCCGATCAAGGCCGCGTGGGATGCCGCGAACCAGTTGGTCGCTGCTGCGCAGAAACCGATCGACGAACTGACAGCCAAGATCGCGGCCAAGAAAGCAGCCGCCCAATCGGAAACCAAGGCAGCCGAAGCAAGCCGCAACCTGGCCGCTAAGATTCAACAGGAACTGCCACAGCAGACGGCGGCTTCGCGAGATCGACAGGATTCGCTTACCGCCGCCCGCGTCGGTCTGCTGGCCGGCACCGTCAACGAGGCTGCGGTTGCCGATCAGGAACAAGCGATGGCAGAACAGTTGATGGCACTGGCCAAAAAACGGCGAGAGCAAATTGCAGCCACCGCAGCAATCGATACGCACACCAAGTTGGCGGTAGAGCACGAGGCAGCGGCGACTCAGTTGGCGACCGGCATGGCCGCACTGCAGACAGCATTGAAGACGGCTCAAGAAGCCGCCGGTGCAGCCAAGACGCAGTTCGACCAAGTCGCCCAGCGATTGGCCGAAGTCCAAACCAAGCACGACCGACTAGCGGCCGCCGTAAAATAG
- a CDS encoding PPC domain-containing protein yields MNVPVVPLMAVALAWCVGVAMPSATASFPVVRQLKPLGVVRGEESTVTFIGDRVGDAHTVLVDVPGIEIIEVKAIDGKSVSVKLKADAKLSPGLYPVRLVTKTGISNLRLIGVGAMPIVQEVEPNNDFAAPQSIQLNHTVEGVVDREDLDHYQIELKAGQRLTAEIEGIRLGYSINNQNILDPYIAILDEGRFEVATSDDSSLLQQDGVCSFQAEKDGMYTVVVRDSAFGGSSINGYRLHVGTFPRPVAAIPSGGVPGSVLKANMVSIDGSVTEASVQLPSETADQWGVVMEDESGISPSPNWIRVNDLPVVMETEPNDVYTTAPMFEAPAAFCGVIEKEGDYDCFSFECKKGQKFRVQCYARNILRSPLDALLNVFGPDNKTIQSSDDAGGMMDPFIEFTAPADGKHTIRIYDQLRGGSPIHHYRIEVTPADPTFELTLKELRRDEASVVSVPIGGYTAAMVTATRKGYNGEIHMELAGLPPGVTATPYPVPSGRAEIPVLFTAAADASHAASLFMIAGHGDEKNFSVMGKLSQQHKLMLGQNRRHMWSYDTQRAAMAVTEAAPFQIELVQPATPILRSGSKDLMVRVTRNEGFEDEIRIRTLYNPPGIGVNNSRKIEKGKSETLIPITANGSAAVGKWPLILVASYPGSNGTAEVTTPAIMLDVQESLFKYEFPRTAAETGTEASVSIAMEVLREHPGEAEVELVGLPNGVTSTQGVQKIAADTTTVTFPITVAADAKVGKHKTLVCISRVKVGEETIIQTTGTGELRIDKPLPPKVDAPKAEPKPAEKKPAAPAAPKPLSRLEQLRQLKNQ; encoded by the coding sequence ATGAATGTTCCAGTCGTGCCTTTGATGGCCGTCGCGCTCGCGTGGTGTGTGGGGGTGGCGATGCCATCGGCCACCGCGTCGTTTCCCGTCGTTCGCCAACTGAAACCGCTGGGCGTCGTCCGCGGCGAAGAATCCACGGTGACCTTCATCGGCGATCGCGTCGGTGATGCCCACACGGTGTTGGTCGACGTGCCGGGCATCGAAATCATCGAAGTCAAAGCGATCGACGGCAAATCGGTTTCGGTCAAACTGAAAGCCGATGCCAAGCTGTCACCCGGTCTGTATCCCGTTCGATTGGTCACCAAAACCGGCATTTCGAACCTGCGTTTGATCGGCGTCGGCGCGATGCCAATCGTCCAAGAAGTCGAACCGAACAACGACTTCGCAGCGCCGCAATCGATTCAACTGAACCACACGGTCGAAGGCGTTGTGGACCGCGAAGATCTGGATCACTATCAGATCGAACTGAAAGCCGGCCAACGATTGACCGCCGAAATCGAAGGCATTCGCCTGGGTTATTCGATCAACAACCAAAACATCCTGGACCCCTACATTGCGATCCTGGACGAAGGCCGTTTCGAGGTCGCGACCAGCGATGATTCGTCCTTGCTGCAACAGGATGGCGTTTGCAGTTTCCAAGCTGAAAAAGACGGCATGTATACCGTCGTGGTCCGTGACAGCGCCTTTGGCGGATCCAGCATCAATGGGTATCGACTGCATGTGGGAACTTTCCCACGCCCGGTCGCTGCGATCCCATCGGGCGGTGTCCCTGGGTCCGTGCTAAAAGCCAACATGGTTTCGATCGATGGCTCGGTCACCGAAGCATCCGTCCAACTGCCCAGCGAAACCGCCGACCAGTGGGGCGTTGTGATGGAAGACGAATCGGGAATCAGTCCATCGCCGAACTGGATCCGCGTCAACGATCTGCCCGTCGTCATGGAAACCGAACCCAACGACGTTTACACCACCGCCCCCATGTTCGAAGCCCCCGCCGCGTTCTGTGGCGTGATCGAAAAAGAAGGCGACTACGATTGCTTTTCGTTCGAGTGCAAGAAGGGTCAGAAGTTCCGAGTCCAGTGTTATGCCCGGAACATCCTTCGTTCGCCTCTGGACGCCCTGCTGAACGTCTTTGGACCTGACAATAAGACCATCCAATCGTCCGACGACGCCGGTGGAATGATGGACCCGTTCATTGAATTCACTGCCCCGGCCGACGGAAAACACACCATCCGCATCTATGACCAACTGCGTGGTGGCAGCCCGATTCATCACTATCGCATCGAAGTCACGCCCGCCGACCCAACTTTCGAACTGACCCTGAAAGAACTTCGTCGAGACGAGGCCAGTGTGGTTTCGGTACCGATCGGTGGATACACCGCCGCGATGGTGACCGCCACACGCAAGGGCTACAACGGCGAGATCCACATGGAATTGGCTGGCCTGCCACCCGGCGTGACCGCCACACCGTACCCCGTGCCCAGCGGACGGGCGGAAATCCCCGTGCTGTTCACCGCCGCAGCCGATGCCTCCCACGCGGCGTCGCTGTTCATGATCGCCGGTCATGGTGACGAGAAAAACTTTTCCGTGATGGGAAAGCTGTCTCAACAACACAAGTTGATGCTTGGACAAAACCGACGCCACATGTGGTCCTATGACACGCAGCGAGCGGCGATGGCAGTCACCGAAGCTGCCCCGTTCCAAATCGAACTGGTTCAACCGGCCACACCGATCCTGCGAAGCGGCAGCAAGGACCTGATGGTCCGCGTCACTCGCAACGAAGGCTTCGAAGACGAGATTCGAATTCGAACGCTGTACAACCCGCCCGGCATCGGCGTGAACAACAGTCGCAAAATCGAAAAGGGCAAAAGCGAAACCCTGATTCCCATCACGGCCAACGGTTCGGCGGCGGTAGGGAAGTGGCCGCTGATTCTGGTCGCTAGCTATCCGGGCAGCAACGGCACCGCCGAAGTCACCACGCCAGCAATCATGCTGGATGTGCAAGAGTCGTTGTTCAAGTACGAATTCCCACGCACCGCTGCCGAAACCGGCACCGAAGCGAGTGTTTCGATTGCGATGGAAGTGCTGCGAGAGCATCCTGGCGAAGCCGAGGTCGAACTGGTCGGTCTGCCCAATGGTGTCACCAGCACCCAAGGTGTTCAAAAGATCGCTGCCGACACCACCACCGTCACGTTCCCGATCACGGTTGCCGCCGACGCAAAGGTTGGCAAACACAAAACGCTGGTCTGCATTTCACGCGTCAAAGTTGGCGAAGAAACGATCATCCAAACCACCGGCACCGGTGAACTGCGAATCGACAAACCGTTGCCGCCCAAGGTCGATGCCCCCAAGGCAGAACCCAAGCCGGCCGAGAAGAAACCTGCTGCACCAGCGGCCCCCAAGCCGCTCAGCCGTCTAGAACAACTGCGTCAACTGAAAAATCAATAG
- a CDS encoding DUF1549 and DUF1553 domain-containing protein yields the protein MSLSRILRPLAASVAVLSTAWTVVSAVEPSETLTASVSKDIPAVPNMAIYPAEIKLGSGRDFQTFVAVVTRDDGITSDASDRVEWSVADPAVVKLDGFKLLPVADGKTELVGMYAGAEIRVPVEVSGATARPPISFEKDVMPVLTRSGCNTGSCHGAARGKDGFNLSLFGFDPVGDFHRITREIGVRRINLAVPEESLFLKKAVGSVPHTGGKLFDPQSDYYATVLEWLQNGAKIDPDNAKPPTVDSVSLYPPQAVIEGDGKTQRFVAVATYSDGTTRDVTRLAAFTSNNAGTADINDQGVVTAGRRGEAFVMARFDTHTVGSQVLALPENLEYTPPKIEGDYIDQMVGRKLQKLRIVPSPICSDEEFIRRVTIDIVGMLPTEDEYNQFVNDPAPEKRSELIDRLLERKEFSEIWAMKFAQLLMIKSTNQVSYKSAFLYANWLTDKFAKNVPVDQMVRELLTSTGGTFTSPATNFYEIERDTLKTSENVAQVFMGIRTQCTQCHNHPFDRWTMDDYYGFASFFSQVGRKNAEDYREKIVYNRFSGEVNHLVTKKPVPPKFLGGEIPDTKGKDRRAVVAEWLTSPDNPYFARSIANRVWAHFLGIGVVEPVDDIRVSNPASNPELFDELGKRLVDYKFDFRQLVRDICNSDAYQRSTMTNETNAHDNLNFAHAVVRRVPAENLLDCICQVTQTPDKFRGLPLGARAVQIADGTTSNYFLTAFGRSPRTTVCDCEATTDPSLSQALHLINGNSVHDKITRSKIIEKWINEEKLSPEAAIDRIYVTCLSRAATADEKTELLASITDEADQVVVLQDIFWAVLNSREFVFNH from the coding sequence ATGTCCCTTTCAAGAATCCTGCGTCCCCTCGCCGCATCGGTCGCCGTTCTATCGACGGCTTGGACCGTCGTATCGGCTGTCGAGCCGAGCGAAACGCTGACCGCATCGGTCAGCAAAGATATCCCGGCAGTGCCAAACATGGCGATCTATCCGGCCGAAATCAAACTGGGTTCGGGTCGCGACTTCCAAACCTTTGTCGCCGTCGTCACTCGCGATGACGGCATCACATCGGACGCGAGCGATCGAGTCGAATGGTCGGTCGCTGATCCAGCGGTAGTGAAACTGGACGGGTTCAAGCTATTGCCAGTCGCGGACGGCAAAACCGAACTGGTCGGGATGTACGCCGGTGCCGAAATTCGCGTGCCTGTCGAAGTCTCCGGTGCAACCGCGCGTCCACCGATCAGTTTCGAAAAAGACGTGATGCCAGTGCTGACCCGATCGGGCTGCAACACAGGTTCCTGTCACGGGGCAGCACGAGGAAAAGACGGTTTCAACCTTAGCCTGTTCGGATTCGACCCGGTGGGCGACTTCCACCGCATCACACGTGAAATCGGTGTTCGCCGAATCAACTTGGCCGTCCCCGAAGAAAGCTTGTTTCTAAAGAAAGCGGTGGGCAGCGTCCCCCATACCGGCGGAAAGCTGTTCGATCCCCAAAGCGATTACTACGCGACCGTTTTGGAATGGCTACAAAATGGTGCCAAGATTGACCCGGACAATGCAAAGCCGCCCACTGTGGACTCGGTTTCGCTGTACCCGCCGCAAGCGGTGATCGAAGGGGACGGAAAGACCCAACGATTTGTAGCCGTCGCCACCTACAGCGATGGGACCACGCGTGATGTCACTCGGCTGGCGGCCTTCACGTCCAACAACGCTGGCACCGCGGACATCAACGACCAAGGCGTCGTCACCGCCGGACGCCGTGGCGAAGCATTCGTGATGGCTCGCTTCGACACTCATACCGTGGGCAGCCAAGTCCTGGCACTTCCTGAAAACCTGGAATACACGCCGCCCAAAATCGAAGGCGACTACATCGACCAAATGGTGGGCCGAAAGCTTCAAAAACTGCGGATCGTGCCTAGCCCGATCTGCAGCGACGAAGAATTCATCCGCCGTGTCACGATCGACATCGTCGGCATGCTGCCTACCGAAGACGAATACAACCAATTCGTGAACGACCCAGCGCCGGAGAAACGATCCGAACTGATTGATCGATTGCTTGAACGCAAAGAGTTCAGCGAAATCTGGGCGATGAAGTTCGCTCAACTGCTGATGATCAAAAGCACCAACCAAGTCAGTTACAAATCGGCGTTCCTGTACGCCAATTGGTTGACAGACAAATTCGCCAAAAACGTCCCCGTCGACCAAATGGTTCGCGAACTGCTGACCAGCACCGGCGGAACGTTCACGTCGCCGGCGACCAACTTTTACGAGATCGAACGCGACACCCTGAAGACGTCCGAAAACGTCGCTCAGGTGTTCATGGGAATTCGCACCCAGTGCACCCAATGTCACAATCACCCGTTCGATCGCTGGACGATGGATGACTATTACGGGTTCGCATCGTTCTTTTCCCAAGTCGGTCGAAAGAACGCCGAAGACTACCGCGAAAAGATCGTTTACAACCGATTCAGTGGCGAAGTCAATCACTTGGTCACCAAGAAACCGGTGCCACCGAAATTCTTGGGTGGTGAGATTCCCGACACCAAGGGCAAAGACCGTCGCGCCGTGGTTGCCGAGTGGTTGACCAGTCCCGACAACCCCTACTTTGCTCGTTCGATCGCCAACCGCGTCTGGGCTCACTTCCTAGGCATCGGTGTGGTCGAACCGGTCGATGACATCCGTGTCAGCAACCCGGCGTCGAACCCCGAATTGTTCGACGAACTGGGCAAACGTCTGGTCGATTACAAGTTCGATTTCCGTCAATTGGTCCGCGACATTTGCAACAGTGACGCCTACCAACGAAGCACGATGACGAACGAAACCAACGCTCACGACAATCTAAACTTCGCTCACGCGGTCGTCCGCCGCGTACCGGCCGAAAACCTGCTGGATTGCATTTGCCAAGTGACTCAAACCCCGGACAAGTTCCGCGGATTGCCACTCGGTGCACGGGCGGTACAGATTGCCGATGGCACGACGTCGAACTACTTTTTAACAGCCTTCGGTCGATCGCCACGGACGACGGTTTGCGATTGCGAAGCCACCACGGATCCATCGCTATCGCAGGCCTTGCACCTGATCAACGGCAATTCCGTCCACGACAAGATCACGCGCAGCAAGATCATCGAAAAATGGATCAACGAAGAAAAGCTGTCACCGGAAGCCGCCATTGATCGGATCTACGTGACCTGTTTGTCACGTGCCGCAACGGCCGACGAAAAGACCGAACTGTTAGCGTCGATCACCGACGAAGCCGATCAAGTTGTCGTCCTTCAGGACATCTTCTGGGCCGTGCTGAATAGTCGCGAATTTGTTTTCAACCACTAA
- a CDS encoding PVC-type heme-binding CxxCH protein, giving the protein MPMSYRCQPSFRVWRSAHQFMRPVLASSKVIGLAILVSMAAATTCPADEPATEDSDSVPAASSQSGSPHSYPIADAAKSLRVRDGYRIDAVATEPLVIDPVAVRMDRRGRLWVVEMPDYPTGPQNGPAGRVKILHDDDQDGRFDRSTVFADGLLFATGVQPYRDGAIVTAAGQILWLQDTDGDDVADEKSVWFEGFAQGNEQLRANHPTLGPDGWIYVASGLRGGKIVAVDDRFESRDQPLDLRDRDFRFDPDGGKWQSVLGNSQFGITIDDFGRRFGCSNRNPAMFASLDDLAAARDPLLTVRDAITDVSFAGEASHVAPIAEAWTTSNLHAGQFSAACGVMAPGWIDDEHEWLLVCEPTGYLVQRQRLDRVTDDGTVSSVWNATREDTPSEFVASSHSWFRPVDLATGPNHSVFVVDMARAVIEHPDWMPEELKGRPDQWDGNDLGRIWKVSPGAQSTGDAAPFMSEHLASSRSLSPKDSIAAIRWLSATSPWQREMASQFLLESDHPPLRQLAALVKNRDASPAARARAAFLLNRRNAIQVEQLRSLATSNDARLRSIGIQLCGDFATFAKVFRLDDSDEANDAFAADDDPMVQRFMAMLLAADTDSDSQATTQIRARLLATIAAKAVDPWVIAAIGSTDKDALEPLARELLKSPSGGTPADPRLIHHLIQRLAIHSPTVAAETAATIVSAIPQSSDSKAPSSQTSATESIVTTIDVIDAHRRGYRRGHHRPAGAKSDQTWVQFIADLPTPVASIWSDSLRRIAAASLDTSLPDDARVRAIQIATEADVPLDGLADLVENEAAPTVRGAAIDRMWDTDPDWTREFLLDNLESLTHHVRATVMASCDARPSEIRWLLKQIQDDQLPKSIVDPATAKKWCEHRDQQIRDIAEPLFQSDPDRLKIISRYALAANQDGDARAGQKLFAQHCSACHRIDSVGTNVGPDISDSRTKSPEVLLVSILDPGAAIDANFLQYNVLTVDGRVISGLLIDETADAMTLALKGGERSVISRDDIETVTSPGISLMPEGFEQSITVDQMSDLLSYLKNWRYLKTEIPGTLKRASKTP; this is encoded by the coding sequence ATGCCGATGTCTTATCGATGCCAACCCTCCTTTCGCGTTTGGCGATCAGCCCACCAGTTCATGCGTCCGGTGTTGGCAAGCTCCAAGGTGATCGGTTTGGCGATCTTGGTATCGATGGCCGCTGCCACCACATGCCCGGCGGACGAACCCGCCACCGAAGATTCAGATAGCGTCCCGGCCGCCAGCAGCCAATCCGGATCACCGCATTCCTATCCGATCGCCGACGCGGCCAAGTCGTTGCGAGTCCGTGATGGATACCGCATCGACGCTGTCGCCACCGAGCCGCTGGTCATCGATCCGGTCGCCGTCCGAATGGATCGGCGCGGCCGACTGTGGGTCGTCGAAATGCCCGACTACCCAACCGGCCCACAAAATGGCCCCGCAGGTCGCGTCAAGATTTTACACGACGATGACCAGGATGGACGGTTCGATCGATCCACGGTGTTTGCCGACGGACTTTTGTTCGCCACCGGCGTCCAACCGTACCGCGATGGTGCGATCGTGACCGCGGCCGGCCAAATTTTGTGGCTGCAAGACACCGATGGCGACGACGTAGCGGATGAAAAATCCGTGTGGTTCGAAGGCTTTGCACAAGGCAACGAACAACTGCGGGCCAACCACCCGACCTTGGGTCCCGATGGATGGATCTATGTTGCCAGCGGGCTGCGAGGTGGCAAGATCGTCGCCGTCGATGATCGCTTTGAATCGCGAGACCAACCGTTGGACCTGCGAGATCGCGACTTTCGTTTCGATCCCGATGGCGGAAAATGGCAGTCCGTGTTGGGCAACTCGCAATTCGGGATCACCATCGACGACTTTGGCCGCCGTTTCGGATGCAGCAACCGCAACCCGGCGATGTTCGCGTCGCTGGATGACTTAGCCGCTGCACGTGACCCGCTGCTGACCGTTCGCGACGCGATCACCGATGTATCGTTCGCAGGCGAAGCATCGCATGTAGCGCCGATCGCCGAAGCATGGACGACCAGCAATCTGCACGCGGGGCAATTCAGCGCGGCGTGCGGGGTGATGGCGCCGGGATGGATCGATGACGAACACGAATGGTTGTTGGTTTGCGAACCCACAGGCTATCTGGTTCAACGCCAACGATTGGATCGCGTCACCGACGACGGTACCGTATCCAGCGTCTGGAACGCGACTCGCGAAGACACGCCATCCGAATTTGTTGCATCGTCGCATTCCTGGTTCCGTCCAGTCGACTTGGCAACCGGCCCCAACCACAGCGTGTTTGTGGTCGACATGGCACGCGCGGTGATCGAGCACCCGGATTGGATGCCCGAAGAATTGAAAGGGCGACCGGACCAGTGGGACGGCAACGATCTGGGCCGAATTTGGAAGGTCAGCCCCGGTGCACAATCCACCGGTGACGCCGCTCCATTTATGTCAGAACATCTTGCGTCGTCGCGATCACTGTCGCCCAAAGATTCCATCGCTGCGATCAGGTGGCTTTCTGCCACATCGCCCTGGCAACGCGAAATGGCTTCGCAGTTTTTGTTGGAATCCGATCATCCACCGCTTCGCCAGTTGGCCGCGTTGGTCAAGAACCGCGACGCTTCACCGGCGGCCCGAGCGAGGGCTGCGTTCTTGTTGAACCGACGAAACGCAATCCAAGTCGAACAACTGCGATCACTGGCGACTTCCAACGACGCTCGGTTGCGATCGATCGGTATCCAACTGTGCGGCGACTTTGCCACCTTCGCGAAAGTGTTTCGGCTTGACGATAGCGACGAAGCGAACGACGCATTTGCCGCCGACGATGATCCGATGGTCCAACGATTCATGGCCATGCTGCTGGCTGCAGATACAGATTCCGATTCTCAAGCGACGACTCAAATTCGTGCTCGACTGCTGGCAACGATCGCGGCGAAGGCGGTCGACCCTTGGGTGATCGCAGCGATCGGTTCCACAGACAAAGACGCCTTAGAACCGCTTGCCCGAGAGCTGCTGAAATCGCCAAGTGGTGGCACCCCTGCCGACCCCAGATTGATCCATCATTTGATTCAACGACTAGCGATCCATTCGCCCACGGTCGCTGCGGAAACGGCCGCCACGATCGTGTCCGCCATCCCTCAATCTTCCGATTCGAAAGCTCCGTCGTCACAAACCTCCGCAACCGAATCGATCGTCACGACGATCGACGTGATCGATGCCCATCGACGCGGATATCGTCGCGGCCATCATCGACCAGCGGGTGCAAAATCGGATCAGACGTGGGTCCAGTTCATCGCTGACTTACCAACGCCCGTGGCATCCATCTGGTCCGATTCGCTTCGCCGCATCGCTGCGGCGTCGCTTGACACATCGTTGCCCGACGACGCACGCGTCCGTGCGATCCAAATCGCGACCGAGGCGGATGTGCCGCTGGATGGGCTGGCCGACTTGGTCGAAAACGAAGCTGCCCCCACCGTCCGCGGCGCAGCGATCGATCGAATGTGGGACACCGATCCAGACTGGACTCGTGAGTTTCTGTTGGACAACCTGGAATCGCTGACCCACCACGTTCGTGCAACCGTGATGGCTTCCTGTGACGCGCGGCCAAGCGAAATCCGATGGCTATTGAAACAGATCCAGGACGATCAATTGCCGAAATCGATCGTCGATCCCGCGACGGCCAAGAAGTGGTGCGAGCATCGCGATCAACAGATTCGAGACATCGCCGAACCACTGTTCCAAAGCGACCCCGATCGTCTCAAAATCATCAGCCGTTATGCGCTGGCCGCGAATCAAGACGGGGACGCACGCGCCGGTCAAAAACTGTTCGCACAACACTGTTCGGCATGTCACCGAATCGACTCCGTCGGTACCAACGTGGGCCCAGACATCAGCGACAGTCGCACCAAGTCGCCGGAGGTGTTGTTGGTTTCGATCCTCGACCCTGGTGCCGCGATCGACGCCAACTTTTTGCAGTACAACGTGCTAACCGTCGACGGAAGAGTGATCAGCGGACTGTTGATCGACGAAACCGCCGACGCAATGACGTTAGCACTCAAAGGTGGCGAACGATCCGTCATCTCACGCGACGATATCGAAACAGTGACGTCGCCAGGAATTTCGCTAATGCCAGAAGGGTTCGAACAATCCATCACGGTCGATCAAATGTCCGACCTATTGTCGTACCTAAAGAACTGGCGTTACCTAAAAACCGAAATCCCCGGAACGCTAAAACGAGCATCGAAGACGCCCTAA